A region from the Strix uralensis isolate ZFMK-TIS-50842 chromosome 24, bStrUra1, whole genome shotgun sequence genome encodes:
- the PSMA5 gene encoding proteasome subunit alpha type-5 — protein sequence MFLTRSEYDRGVNTFSPEGRLFQVEYAIEAIKLGSTAIGIQTSEGVCLAVEKRITSPLMEPSSIEKIVEIDSHIGCAMSGLIADAKTLIDKARVETQNHWFTYNETMTVESVTQAVSNLALQFGEEDADPGAMSRPFGVALLFGGVDEKGPQLFHMDPSGTFVQCDARAIGSASEGAQSSLQEVYHKSMTLKEAIKSSLVILKQVMEEKLNATNIELATVEPGMKFHMYTKEELEEVIKDI from the exons atgttcCTCACACGCTCCGAGTACGACCG GGGTGTGAACACTTTTTCTCCGGAGGGGAGGCTGTTCCAAGTGGAGTATGCCATCGAGGCCATAAAG CTTGGTTCCACGGCCATCGGGATCCAGACCTCGGAGGGTGTCTGCCTGGCCGTGGAGAAGAGGATCACCTCCCCGCTCATGGAACCCAGCAGCATCGAGAAGATTGTAGAAATCGATTCCCACATAG GGTGTGCCATGAGTGGCTTAATAGCTGATGCAAAGACTTTAATTGATAAAGCAAGAGTGGAGACTCAG AATCACTGGTTCACCTACAATGAAACCATGACAGTGGAGAGCGTGACGCAGGCCGTGTCCAACCTGGCGCTGCAGTTTGGGGAGGAGGACGCAGACCCAGGGGCGATG TCTCGTCCGTTTGGAGTCGCGCTGCTTTTTGGAGGAGTTGATGAGAAGGGACCCCAGCT GTTTCACATGGACCCATCGGGGACGTTTGTTCAGTGCGATGCCAGAGCTATCGGCTCCGCCTCGGAAGGCGCACAGAGCTCTCTGCAAGAGGTTTACCATAAG TCAATGACGCTGAAGGAAGCAATCAAATCTTCCCTTGTCATCCTGAAACAAGTTATGGAGGAGAAGCTGAATGCAACCAACATCGAG CTTGCCACGGTGGAGCCCGGGATGAAGTTCCACATGTACACGAAAGAGGAGCTTGAAGAGGTCATCAAGGATATTTGA
- the SYPL2 gene encoding synaptophysin-like protein 2 codes for MSEPGTPAAGDKPPRLQDRVLGGVRWGRLLEPLGFIKVLEWLFAIFAFGACGSFSGETGATVNCGGETKKMSAISVQFGYPFRLYQIPFEMPNCEGESETQTLHLIGDFSAPAEFFVTLGVFSFLYAMAALVLYLRFHSLYGENKKLPFADFCVTVCFAFFWLVAAAAWGKGLTDVKAATRPASLIAAMGVCQGPDVVCNAGTTPAMGLANISVLFGFLNFVLWAGNCWFVLKETPWQAQAAARDSAAEQGAIDKQ; via the exons atGTCGGAGCCCGGCACCCCCGCCGCCGGCGACAAACCCCCTCGGCTCCAG GACCGCGTCCTGGGGGGGGTGCGCTGGGGCCGCCTCCTGGAGCCCCTGGGCTTCATCAAGGTGCTGGAATGG CTCTTCGCCATCTTCGCCTTCGGGGCCTGCGGCTCCTTCAGCGGCGAGACCGGGGCGACGGTGAACTGTGGCGGCGAAACCAAAAAGATGAGCGCCATTTCCGTCCAGTTCGGGTACCCCTTCAG GTTATACCAGATCCCTTTCGAGATGCCGAACTGTGAGGGGGAGTCGGAGACCCAAACCCTGCACCTCATCGGCGATTTCTCTGCTCCTGCCGAATTTTTCGTGACCCTGGGGGTCTTCTCCTTCCTCTACGCCATGGCGGCTCTGGTGCTTTACCTGCGCTTTCATTCCCTCTACGGCGAAAATAAGAAGCTCCCCTTCGCG GATTTCTGCGTCACCGTCTGCTTCGCCTTCTTCTGgctggtggcggcggcggcgtggGGCAAGGGGCTCACCGACGTGAAGGCGGCCACGCGGCCCGCCAGCCTCATCGCCGCCATGGGGGTCTGCCAGGGCCCAGACGTGGTCTGCAACGCCGGCACCACGCCGGCCATGGGGCTGGCCAACATCTCCGTG CTCTTCGGGTTCCTCAACTTCGTGCTGTGGGCCGGGAACTGCTGGTTCGTGCTGAAGGAGACGCCCTGGCAGGCGCAGGCCGCGGCCCGCGACAGCGCAGCCGAGCAGGGCGCCATCGACAAGCAGTAg